A stretch of Vigna radiata var. radiata cultivar VC1973A unplaced genomic scaffold, Vradiata_ver6 scaffold_385, whole genome shotgun sequence DNA encodes these proteins:
- the LOC106780027 gene encoding indole-3-acetic acid-amido synthetase GH3.6, which translates to MPEAPSHYLCNKPNGKVDVATDSSITESSNNKALKYIEDVTSNADEIQKRVLAEILSSSAHAEYLQRHGLDGRTDRDSFKNIMPVVTYEDLKPDIDRIANGDTSSILCSKPISEFLTSSGTSGGERKLMPTIEDELERRSLLYSLLMPVMDQFVPDLEKGKGMYFLFVKSEAKTPGGLLARPVLTSYYKSSHFNNSKQRYDPYTNYTSPIESILCLDSYQSMYSQMLCGLSQNEQVLRVGAVFASGFIRAIKFLENHWLSLCRDIRNGTLDPEITDSSLRDAIMKILKPNPKLADFIESECKKESWKGIITRVWPNTKYVDVIVTGTMSQYIPILDYYSNGLPLVCTMYASSECYFGLNLNPLCEPSEVSYTLIPTMAYFEFLPLEKTKGHANISISHPDQELLVDLVDVEMGQEYELVVTTYAGLYRYRVGDILRVAGFKNKAPQFNFVCRKNVVLSIDSDKTDEVELQNAVKQGAKRLAEFGASLTEYTSCADTSTIPGHYVLYWEISRNDETPIPGCVFEECCFTVEGCLNSVYRQGRVSESIGALEIKIVENGTFDKLMDFALSQGASINQYKTPRCVKYAPIVELLDSKTVSSYFSTKYPHWVPGHKKWCIFP; encoded by the exons ATGCCTGAGGCTCCTAGCCACTACCTGTGCAACAAGCCAAATGGCAAAGTTGATGTTGCTACTGATAGTAGCATCACCGAGAGCAGTAACAATAAAGCACTGAAATACATTGAGGATGTCACTAGCAACGCTGATGAAATTCAGAAGAGGGTCCTTGCTGAGATCCTTTCCTCCAGTGCACATGCTGAGTACCTTCAACGCCATGGCTTAGATGGCCGCACAGACAGAGACAGTTTCAAGAACATCATGCCTGTGGTCACATACGAGGATTTAAAGCCAGATATTGATCGTATAGCTAATGGTGATACCTCCTCAATTTTATGTTCCAAACCTATTTCTGAGTTCCTCACTAG CTCTGGAACATCTGGTGGGGAGAGAAAGCTGATGCCAACGATAGAAGATGAACTTGAGAGAAGATCATTACTGTACAGCCTCTTGATGCCAGTGATGGATCAATTTGTTCCAGATTTAGAGAAAGGCAAGGGTATGTACTTTCTGTTCGTGAAATCAGAAGCCAAAACCCCAGGGGGGCTCCTAGCTCGTCCAGTTTTAACCAGTTACTACAAGAGTTCACATTTCAATAACTCTAAACAAAGATATGATCCCTACACAAACTACACCAGCCCCATTGAATCCATTCTCTGCCTCGACTCTTACCAAAGCATGTATTCTCAGATGCTTTGTGGACTTTCACAAAACGAACAAGTTCTTCGTGTTGGCGCCGTTTTCGCCTCAGGCTTCATCCGCGCCATCAAGTTCCTAGAAAACCATTGGCTCAGTTTGTGCCGTGACATAAGAAATGGAACCCTAGACCCTGAAATCACTGACTCATCTTTGAGAGACGCCATCATGAAGATACTCAAACCAAACCCCAAGCTTGCGGATTTCATAGAATCTGAGTGCAAGAAGGAGTCGTGGAAGGGGATCATCACTAGGGTCTGGCCAAACACCAAGTATGTTGATGTTATTGTTACAGGAACCATGTCTCAGTATATTCCGATATTGGATTACTACAGCAATGGTCTCCCTCTCGTCTGCACCATGTATGCTTCGTCTGAGTGTTACTTCGGCCTCAATTTGAACCCTTTGTGTGAACCCAGTGAAGTGTCTTACACCCTCATTCCCACCATGGCCTACTTTGAGTTCTTGCCACTCGAAAAAACCAAGGGACATGCCAATATTTCAATTTCTCACCCAGACCAGGAACTTTTGGTTGATCTTGTGGATGTAGAGATGGGTCAAGAATACGAGCTTGTGGTCACCACTTATGCGG GACTTTACAGGTACAGGGTTGGTGACATACTCCGTGTAGCGGGATTCAAGAACAAGGCACCTCAATTCAACTTCGTGTGCCGAAAGAATGTGGTTTTGAGCATTGATTCTGACAAGACCGATGAAGTTGAGCTGCAAAATGCTGTTAAGCAAGGAGCAAAGCGTCTTGCAGAGTTCGGTGCATCACTGACAGAGTACACAAGCTGTGCTGACACGTCGACGATCCCAGGTCACTATGTTCTGTACTGGGAGATTAGCAGGAATGATGAGACCCCAATTCCAGGTTGTGTTTTTGAGGAGTGTTGCTTTACAGTTGAAGGGTGTCTGAACAGTGTTTATAGACAAGGAAGGGTATCAGAATCCATTGGAGCATTGGAAATAAAGATTGTGGAGAATGGAACCTTTGACAAGCTTATGGACTTTGCTCTGAGCCAGGGTGCATCCATAAATCAGTATAAGACACCTCGTTGTGTGAAATATGCTCCCATCGTTGAACTTCTGGATTCCAAGACAGTTTCCAGTTACTTCAGTACAAAATATCCACACTGGGTCCCTGGTCACAAGAAATGGTGCATCTTCCCTTGA
- the LOC106780030 gene encoding putative F-box/FBD/LRR-repeat protein At4g03220 yields the protein METRSAKRKKMAQIVLNDAKVTTDRISDLPDAVLHQILFLLPIKCVAQMSILSKRWRHLWCTFPDLDFRTLDPFQISSKYLKFLEFENPRQPLGSSRMDFITQVFSVRDKHSDIRVLCFRARLSFSRFNGLIRRAIRHNVRELDIEASTVCTDDYFNFPRCVIGSESLRVLKLRSGFRLPPSSVMRHGFQSLKTLSLSFVILNNQPSLTDLFSESSFPLLQTLHLDAFSGLKYLRVGCRALVDLNLEKCYELEGLDISCAKLERMRLVNCFVPYSEEKSWVKINAPMLEHLCWQHNAVTDMAMFEPWNLLHEVTVGFFILTRDNSQNKLQSAVELLSGLSRVHSLSLERQTIEILSNNHLLFQPFYDLKHLELQTGFNKSNVQGLTCLFRSSPTLNTLILKIIHEYRIERKEWNRDLWDMNISEGEQYWESEIRTLESFLQHLKVVKIHGFLDYENEVALAKFLLKHGKSLEEMVLHTGHCNARDTLRRQKIRSQMVGFSWASSNAKVAFQ from the exons ATGGAAACAAGATCTGCAAAACGCAAGAAAATGGCTCAGATTGTATTGAACGATGCCAAAGTAACCACCGATCGGATCAGTGATCTCCCTGATGCAGTTCTTCATCAAATCCTTTTCCTTCTTCCCATAAAATGTGTTGCACAAATGAGCATTCTTTCCAAAAGGTGGAGACATTTATGGTGTACTTTTCCTGACCTTGATTTCAGAACCCTTGACCCATTTCAAATCTCTTccaaatatcttaaatttttgGAGTTTGAAAATCCAAGGCAACCTTTGGGTTCCTCGCGAATGGATTTCATCACACAAGTTTTCTCCGTTCGTGACAAACACTCCGACATTAGGGTTCTTTGTTTTCGTGCACGTTTGAGTTTTTCAAGGTTTAATGGTTTGATTCGTAGGGCTATTAGGCATAACGTTAGAGAGCTTGATATCGAAGCGTCAACAGTGTGTACAGACGATTACTTCAACTTTCCTAGATGTGTTATTGGGAGTGAATCTCTAAGGGTTTTGAAACTAAGATCAGGTTTTCGTCTGCCTCCATCATCAGTTATGAGGCATGGCTTTCAATCTCTTAAAACCTTGTCTCTTTCCTTTGTTATTTTGAACAACCAACCTTCTCTCACTGATTTGTTCTCTGAATCATCCTTTCCTCTTCTTCAAACTCTCCACCTTGATGCATTTTCCGGGTTGAAATATCTTCGTGTTGGATGTAGGGCTCTTGTAGATTTGAACTTAGAGAAGTGTTATGAGCTAGAGGGTTTGGATATCTCATGTGCAAAACTTGAGAGAATGAGATTGGTGAACTGTTTTGTACCGTATAGTGAGGAGAAGAGTTGGGTAAAGATCAATGCACCAATGCTTGAACATTTGTGTTGGCAGCATAATGCAGTCACTGACATGGCTATGTTTGAGCCTTGGAATTTGTTGCATGAGGTCACTGTTGGTTTCTTTATATTGACAAGAGATAATAGTCAGAATAAGCTTCAAAGTGCTGTTGAATTATTATCTGGACTGTCTCGTGTGCATTCCTTGTCTCTTGAAAGGCAAACTATTGAG ATTCTGTCAAATAATCACCTCCTTTTTCAGCCATTTTATGATCTTAAACATTTAGAACTGCAAACTGGTTTCAACAAAAGTAATGTTCAGGGATTGACATGTCTATTCAGGAGCTCTCCCACTCTAAACACTTTGATTCTCAAGATCATCCATGAATATAGGATTGAAAGAAAA GAATGGAATAGAGACTTGTGGGACATGAATATCAGTGAGGGAGAGCAGTATTGGGAGTCTGAGATCAGAACTCTGGAGTCTTTTCTACAACACTTGAAAGTGGTAAAAATTCATGGATTTCTTGATTATGAGAATGAAGTTGCACTTGCAAAGTTTCTCCTTAAGCATGGAAAGTCCTTGGAAGAAATGGTGTTACACACAGGACATTGCAATGCAAGAGACACTCTTAGGCGACAAAAGATAAGGTCACAAATGGTGGGATTTTCTTGGGCTTCTTCTAATGCAAAAGTGGCATTTCAGTAG